Proteins encoded by one window of Haematobia irritans isolate KBUSLIRL chromosome 2, ASM5000362v1, whole genome shotgun sequence:
- the Tep4 gene encoding thioester-containing protein 4 isoform X1: MNRSTICLLLAFMQVFAYVRAEGKYTVIAPGTIHSNDKYTAAVAVHHVDHPCQIKVGITGPSYNETKVVEVKSSEIKNVDFDVPVLEKGDYNLTAEGVNCFDGFKNTTKLFYAKFDPYVRIQTDKGLYKPGDEVKYRIVFLDKDLKPATVDKSATVWFEDGKRNRVKEIKDLTVTKGVYTGTFQISEFPVMGHWHMGISSSGGFGRSVMFDVEKYVLPKFIVKADATDNVSVKDGEMQVVVRANYTYGKPLNGKATVILTLGSQYYSYFGHDSKEEKKTPPTLIKTTDMVQGKAKIDLNVKELEAFLHSKDYSTYASIVATVEEEFTGVKINATDSTQIYPYRYSMHCAEFDMCHSFEADKEKEVIIKLSLVDGTHLADTKTPVELVYTEVLSKNDYYTPMPRHGEKVEEVTTTQAPPVAENRTFTFKAHMNETGFAIFRVSLPDLKEYEGYSHYYNMEAHYRDEKRDVSNAYQYREPKHVENPDKYEEPKEYFKIKDKYYNERPKLFKEDHFTINSSKPLSYFDYNIVGRGNILKSGHVELADKPKVYNLTLTPDIMYAPHFSLYVYYVDEHGEYHYAEETFYVEYELQNKINITAAEQVKPGEEVALKIKTAPHSFVALTAVDQSVLLLRSNNDLRHSEFGWTVGSYSTRTPDQGGYSHYPGSSSGCVTLTNGDYFYNWTKPDYMMITPFSGLERGGVEYDSVNVKVGSGVRSGTPMAAAAPGHSAGYGGSSGSGGAGIQVRKDFSETWLFDNIENTEKEEFTWSKKIPDTITSWVVSAFAMNSEKGLAVTEDKTKITTFQPFFISIRLPYSVKRGEVINVPALVFNYLSKDLDVEVTLDNSAMEFEFTEVNNEISSDVVRSKSVRVPANGAAGVSFMIRPKVLGNVMLKYTAVSPVAGDAIHKSMKVVPEGITKYANRAYFVNLKNEPEQKTSFELELPEDIVPDSQHVEVGVVGDILGPVVNNLDRLVRLPTGCGEQTMSSLLPNYLVMKYLENSKRLTPTMETKLRYNMETGYQHMLNYRHHDGSFSSFGSPRDLEKHYNGSTWLTAYVVRSLQQLKDYVKVDQKIVDEGLEYLIKQQAENGSFTEKGGYFYISQANHVSLTSSVVLAFMENQTIAEQYANEIQKALSYIAKHEDASKSLHAQAIAAYTLNKAKHSAAPEKLSHLSSLAKTDGDRKWWSSTDRTVQPRWWLYVYSSDVEISSYILLTLLNQPNVNVDDVFPIIRWLVAQRNSYGGFSSTQDTVVGLQALIQFAKLADYQPAKMVVDIASKGGAKDKHESVTLNEENGILYHNFEMPDKTKSIDYTAKGTGTAMVQIAYQYNVLEKDAKPSFVITTTKHSSALKSLLMVEVCAEYQGEGDASNMAVFEINTPSGYVVEEDSLAAINAMPHVSNTELKNADSLLVVYFDHLYKNQKSCVLLEALKSHAVAMQKPASIVLYDYYDTSKKATDFYEVESKLCDICEGEEECSKCK; encoded by the exons ATGAGACCAAGGTTGTTGAAGTCAAAAGCTCCGAAATCAAAAATGTCGACTTTGATGTTCCCGTTTTGGAGAAAGGTGATTACAATCTCACTGCCGAGGGTGTTAATTGCTTTGATGGCTTCAAGAATACCACCAAGCTGTTCTATGCCAAATTCGATCCCTATGTTCGCATACAAACTGATAAGGGCCTTTATAAGCCAGGCGATGAAGTGAAATATCGCATTGTATTTTTGGATAAGGATTTGAAGCCAGCTACTGTGGATAAGAGTGCCACCGTTTGGTTTGAGGATGGCAAAAGGAATCGTGTCAAGGAAATCAAAGATTTGACTGTGACCAAGGGTGTGTATACGGGAACATTCCAAATATCCGAATTCCCTGTTATGGGACATTGGCATATGGGCATTTCGAGTTCGGGTGGTTTTGGTCGCAGCGTCATGTTTGATGTGGAGAAATATGTCCTGCCCAAATTCATTGTGAAAGCTGATGCAACCGACAATGTGTCTGTTAAGGATGGAGAAATGCAAGTTGTTGTACGTGCCAA TTATACCTATGGCAAACCTTTGAATGGCAAGGCTACTGTTATCCTTACTTTGGGCTCTCAATACTACTCGTATTTTGGTCATGATTCCAAGGAAGAAAAGAAAACTCCACCCACCCTTATCAAGACAACTGATATGGTTCAGGGTAAAGCTAAAATCGATCTGAATGTCAAGGAATTGGAAGCCTTCTTGCATAGTAAAGACTATTCGACATATGCCAGTATTGTGGCCACGGTTGAAGAAGAGTTTACCGGAGTGAAAATCAATGCCACTGACAGTACACAAATTTATCCCTATCGCTATTCCATGCATTGTGCTGAATTTGATATGTGCCATTCATTCGAGGCGGATAAGGAAAAGGAAGTGATTATCAAATTGAGTTTGGTTGATGGTACACATTTAGCTGATACCAAGACACCAGTGGAATTGGTCTATACTGAGGTATTGAGCAAGAATGATTACTACACACCAATGCCTAGACATGGTGAGAAGGTAGAGGAAGTGACAACAACACAAGCCCCACCAGTGGCTGAAAATCGTACCTTCACCTTTAAGGCCCATATGAATGAGACAGGTTTTGCCATCTTTAGAGTATCATTGCCCGATTTGAAGGAATATGAGGGATATTCTCATTATTATAATATGGAAGCCCATTATCGTGATGAGAAACGTGATGTAAGCAATGCCTATCAATATCGTGAACCTAAACATGTAGAGAATCCCGATAAGTATGAAGAACCCAAGGAATATTTCAAAATCAAGGATAAATACTATAATGAAAG ACCCAAACTTTTCAAAGAGGATCATTTCACCATTAACTCCAGCAAACCTTTGTCCTATTTCGATTataatattgtgggtcgtggcaaTATCTTGAAGAGTGGTCATGTTGAGTTGGCCGATAAACCCAAGGTTTATAATCTTACCTTGACTCCAGATATTATGTATGCTCCTCATTTCTCCTTATATGTATACTACGTTGATGAGCATGGTGAATATCATTATGCTGAAGAAACTTTCTATGTGGAATATGAATTGCAAAATAAG ATCAATATAACTGCTGCTGAACAAGTAAAACCTGGTGAAGAAGTTGCTTTGAAAATTAAAACTGCTCCCCATTCCTTTGTGGCTCTAACTGCTGTGGATCAAAGTGTCCTGTTGTTGAGGTCCAATAATGATTTAAGACATTCGGAATTCGGTTGGACTGTGGGTTCCTATAGCACTCGTACACCTGATCAAGGTGGATATTCCCATTATCCTGGCTCGAGCAGTGGTTGTGTTACTTTGACCAATGGCGATTATTTCTACAACTGGACTAAGCCGGATTACATGATGATAA CTCCTTTTTCAGGTTTAGAACGTGGTGGTGTTGAATATGATTCTGTTAATGTTAAGGTTGGTTCCGGTGTTCGTTCAGGCACTCCTATGGCGGCAGCTGCACCTGGTCATTCAGCTGGTTATGGAGGTAGCAGTGGTAGTGGTGGTGCTGGTATTCAAGTTCGCAAAGATTTCTCTGAAACTTGGCTATTCGATAACATTGAAAA TACTGAAAAGGAAGAGTTTACTTGGTCCAAAAAGATTCCCGATACCATTACCTCTTGGGTAGTTTCTGCCTTTGCAATGAACAGTGAAAAGGGTTTGGCTGTTACTGAGGATAAAACCAAGATCACTACATTCCAGCCATTCTTTATCTCCATACGCTTGCCCTATTCTGTGAAACGAG GTGAAGTGATCAATGTTCCCGCTTTGGTATTCAATTATTTGAGCAAAGATTTAGATGTTGAAGTCACTCTGGATAACTCAGCTATGGAATTTGAATTCACTGAAGTCAATAATGAAATTTCAAGCGATGTTGTACGCAGCAAGAGCGTTCGTGTACCTGCTAATGGAGCAGCTGGTGTCTCCTTTATGATTCGTCCTAAGGTTTTGGGTAATGTTATGCTTAAGTATACTGCTGTTTCACCCGTTGCTGGCGATGCCATTCACAAATCCATGAAAGTGGTTCCAGAAGGCATTACCAAATATGCCAATCGTGCTTACTTtgttaatttgaaaaatgaacCAGAACAAAAGACCTCCTTTGAATTGGAATTGCCTGAGGACATTGTCCCCGATTCGCAACATGTTGAGGTTGGCGTCGTAGGTGATATATTGGGTCCCGTTGTTAATAATTTGGATAGATTAGTACGTTTACCTACTGGTTGTGGTGAACAAACTATGTCTTCTCTTTTGCCCAATTACTTGGTTATGAAATATTTGGAG AATTCCAAACGTCTTACTCCTACAATGGAAACCAAATTACGCTATAACATGGAAACTGGTTACCAACATATGCTCAACTATCGCCATCATGATGGATCTTTCAGTTCATTTGGATCCCCTAGAGATTTAGAGAAGCATTACAATGGTTCCACCTGGTTAACTGCCTATGTGGTACGCTCTTTGCAACAATTGAAGGACTATGTTAAGGTTGACCAAAAGATCGTCGATGAAGGCTTGGAGTACTTGATCAAGCAGCAAGCTGAAAATGGTTCCTTCACCGAGAAAGGTGGTTACTTCTATATCTCTCAAGCCAATCATGTTTCATTGACCAGTAGTGTAGTATTGGCCTTCATGGAAAATCAG ACTATTGCTGAACAGTATGCCAATGAAATCCAAAAGGCTTTGTCTTATATTGCCAAACATGAGGACGCTTCTAAATCTCTACATGCCCAAGCTATTGCTGCCTACACTTTGAATAAGGCCAAACACTCAGCTGCCCCCGAAAAACTTTCTCACTTATCTAGCTTGGCTAAGACCGATGGTGATCGTAAATGGTGGTCTTCCACTGATCGCACTGTACAACCCAGATGGTGGTTGTATGTCTACAGCAGTGATGTTGAGATCAGTTCCTATATCCTATTGACTCTCTTGAATCAACCTAATGTCAATGTTGATGATGTCTTCCCCATTATCAGATGGTTGGTGGCTCAACGTAATAGCTATGGTGGTTTCTCATCAACTCAAGATACTGTTGTTGGCCTTCAGGCCCTGATACAATTTGCCAAATTGGCTGATTATCAACCTGCTAAAATGGTTGTTGATATTGCTTCGAAGGGTGGTGCTAAGGATAAGCACGAAAGTGTTACCCTAAATGAAGAGAATGGTATTCTATATCACAACTTTGAG AtgcccgataaaactaaatcgatTGATTACACAGCCAAGGGTACTGGTACCGCTATGGTTCAAATTGCCTACCAATACAATGTTCTAGAAAAGGATGCCAAGCCAAGTTTCGTTATTACCACTACTAAACACAGTTCCGCCTTGAAATCCCTTTTGATGGTTGAAGTCTGTGCCGAATATCAAGGTGAGGGTGATGCCTCAAATATGGCTGTTTTCGAAATCAATACACCATCAGGATATGTGGTCGAAGAGGATAGTTTGGCAGCTATCAATGCTATGCCTCATGTTAGT AACACTGAATTGAAGAATGCCGATTCCCTTTTGGTTGTCTATTTCGATCATTTGTATAAGAATCAAAAATCCTGTGTTCTCCTTGAAGCCCTAAAATCGCATGCTGTGGCCATGCAGAAACCAGCTTCGATTGTTTTATACGATTACTATGATACCAGTAAGAAGGCTACTGACTTCTATGAGGTCGAATCCAAACTCTGTGACATCTGTGAGGGTGAAGAAGAATGCAGTAAATGCAAATAG
- the Tep4 gene encoding thioester-containing protein 4 isoform X2: MNRSTICLLLAFMQVFAYVRAEGKYTVIAPGTIHSNDKYTAAVAVHHVDHPCQIKVGITGPSYNETKVVEVKSSEIKNVDFDVPVLEKGDYNLTAEGVNCFDGFKNTTKLFYAKFDPYVRIQTDKGLYKPGDEVKYRIVFLDKDLKPATVDKSATVWFEDGKRNRVKEIKDLTVTKGVYTGTFQISEFPVMGHWHMGISSSGGFGRSVMFDVEKYVLPKFIVKADATDNVSVKDGEMQVVVRANYTYGKPLNGKATVILTLGSQYYSYFGHDSKEEKKTPPTLIKTTDMVQGKAKIDLNVKELEAFLHSKDYSTYASIVATVEEEFTGVKINATDSTQIYPYRYSMHCAEFDMCHSFEADKEKEVIIKLSLVDGTHLADTKTPVELVYTEVLSKNDYYTPMPRHGEKVEEVTTTQAPPVAENRTFTFKAHMNETGFAIFRVSLPDLKEYEGYSHYYNMEAHYRDEKRDVSNAYQYREPKHVENPDKYEEPKEYFKIKDKYYNERPKLFKEDHFTINSSKPLSYFDYNIVGRGNILKSGHVELADKPKVYNLTLTPDIMYAPHFSLYVYYVDEHGEYHYAEETFYVEYELQNKINITAAEQVKPGEEVALKIKTAPHSFVALTAVDQSVLLLRSNNDLRHSEFGWTVGSYSTRTPDQGGYSHYPGSSSGCVTLTNGDYFYNWTKPDYMMISELAGTSGHSMMWKSYKKKVGSGVRSGTPMAAAAPGHSAGYGGSSGSGGAGIQVRKDFSETWLFDNIENTEKEEFTWSKKIPDTITSWVVSAFAMNSEKGLAVTEDKTKITTFQPFFISIRLPYSVKRGEVINVPALVFNYLSKDLDVEVTLDNSAMEFEFTEVNNEISSDVVRSKSVRVPANGAAGVSFMIRPKVLGNVMLKYTAVSPVAGDAIHKSMKVVPEGITKYANRAYFVNLKNEPEQKTSFELELPEDIVPDSQHVEVGVVGDILGPVVNNLDRLVRLPTGCGEQTMSSLLPNYLVMKYLENSKRLTPTMETKLRYNMETGYQHMLNYRHHDGSFSSFGSPRDLEKHYNGSTWLTAYVVRSLQQLKDYVKVDQKIVDEGLEYLIKQQAENGSFTEKGGYFYISQANHVSLTSSVVLAFMENQTIAEQYANEIQKALSYIAKHEDASKSLHAQAIAAYTLNKAKHSAAPEKLSHLSSLAKTDGDRKWWSSTDRTVQPRWWLYVYSSDVEISSYILLTLLNQPNVNVDDVFPIIRWLVAQRNSYGGFSSTQDTVVGLQALIQFAKLADYQPAKMVVDIASKGGAKDKHESVTLNEENGILYHNFEMPDKTKSIDYTAKGTGTAMVQIAYQYNVLEKDAKPSFVITTTKHSSALKSLLMVEVCAEYQGEGDASNMAVFEINTPSGYVVEEDSLAAINAMPHVSNTELKNADSLLVVYFDHLYKNQKSCVLLEALKSHAVAMQKPASIVLYDYYDTSKKATDFYEVESKLCDICEGEEECSKCK; encoded by the exons ATGAGACCAAGGTTGTTGAAGTCAAAAGCTCCGAAATCAAAAATGTCGACTTTGATGTTCCCGTTTTGGAGAAAGGTGATTACAATCTCACTGCCGAGGGTGTTAATTGCTTTGATGGCTTCAAGAATACCACCAAGCTGTTCTATGCCAAATTCGATCCCTATGTTCGCATACAAACTGATAAGGGCCTTTATAAGCCAGGCGATGAAGTGAAATATCGCATTGTATTTTTGGATAAGGATTTGAAGCCAGCTACTGTGGATAAGAGTGCCACCGTTTGGTTTGAGGATGGCAAAAGGAATCGTGTCAAGGAAATCAAAGATTTGACTGTGACCAAGGGTGTGTATACGGGAACATTCCAAATATCCGAATTCCCTGTTATGGGACATTGGCATATGGGCATTTCGAGTTCGGGTGGTTTTGGTCGCAGCGTCATGTTTGATGTGGAGAAATATGTCCTGCCCAAATTCATTGTGAAAGCTGATGCAACCGACAATGTGTCTGTTAAGGATGGAGAAATGCAAGTTGTTGTACGTGCCAA TTATACCTATGGCAAACCTTTGAATGGCAAGGCTACTGTTATCCTTACTTTGGGCTCTCAATACTACTCGTATTTTGGTCATGATTCCAAGGAAGAAAAGAAAACTCCACCCACCCTTATCAAGACAACTGATATGGTTCAGGGTAAAGCTAAAATCGATCTGAATGTCAAGGAATTGGAAGCCTTCTTGCATAGTAAAGACTATTCGACATATGCCAGTATTGTGGCCACGGTTGAAGAAGAGTTTACCGGAGTGAAAATCAATGCCACTGACAGTACACAAATTTATCCCTATCGCTATTCCATGCATTGTGCTGAATTTGATATGTGCCATTCATTCGAGGCGGATAAGGAAAAGGAAGTGATTATCAAATTGAGTTTGGTTGATGGTACACATTTAGCTGATACCAAGACACCAGTGGAATTGGTCTATACTGAGGTATTGAGCAAGAATGATTACTACACACCAATGCCTAGACATGGTGAGAAGGTAGAGGAAGTGACAACAACACAAGCCCCACCAGTGGCTGAAAATCGTACCTTCACCTTTAAGGCCCATATGAATGAGACAGGTTTTGCCATCTTTAGAGTATCATTGCCCGATTTGAAGGAATATGAGGGATATTCTCATTATTATAATATGGAAGCCCATTATCGTGATGAGAAACGTGATGTAAGCAATGCCTATCAATATCGTGAACCTAAACATGTAGAGAATCCCGATAAGTATGAAGAACCCAAGGAATATTTCAAAATCAAGGATAAATACTATAATGAAAG ACCCAAACTTTTCAAAGAGGATCATTTCACCATTAACTCCAGCAAACCTTTGTCCTATTTCGATTataatattgtgggtcgtggcaaTATCTTGAAGAGTGGTCATGTTGAGTTGGCCGATAAACCCAAGGTTTATAATCTTACCTTGACTCCAGATATTATGTATGCTCCTCATTTCTCCTTATATGTATACTACGTTGATGAGCATGGTGAATATCATTATGCTGAAGAAACTTTCTATGTGGAATATGAATTGCAAAATAAG ATCAATATAACTGCTGCTGAACAAGTAAAACCTGGTGAAGAAGTTGCTTTGAAAATTAAAACTGCTCCCCATTCCTTTGTGGCTCTAACTGCTGTGGATCAAAGTGTCCTGTTGTTGAGGTCCAATAATGATTTAAGACATTCGGAATTCGGTTGGACTGTGGGTTCCTATAGCACTCGTACACCTGATCAAGGTGGATATTCCCATTATCCTGGCTCGAGCAGTGGTTGTGTTACTTTGACCAATGGCGATTATTTCTACAACTGGACTAAGCCGGATTACATGATGATAAGTGAGTTGGCAGGAACTTCTGGGCACAGTATGATGTGGAAGTCTTACAAAAAGAAG GTTGGTTCCGGTGTTCGTTCAGGCACTCCTATGGCGGCAGCTGCACCTGGTCATTCAGCTGGTTATGGAGGTAGCAGTGGTAGTGGTGGTGCTGGTATTCAAGTTCGCAAAGATTTCTCTGAAACTTGGCTATTCGATAACATTGAAAA TACTGAAAAGGAAGAGTTTACTTGGTCCAAAAAGATTCCCGATACCATTACCTCTTGGGTAGTTTCTGCCTTTGCAATGAACAGTGAAAAGGGTTTGGCTGTTACTGAGGATAAAACCAAGATCACTACATTCCAGCCATTCTTTATCTCCATACGCTTGCCCTATTCTGTGAAACGAG GTGAAGTGATCAATGTTCCCGCTTTGGTATTCAATTATTTGAGCAAAGATTTAGATGTTGAAGTCACTCTGGATAACTCAGCTATGGAATTTGAATTCACTGAAGTCAATAATGAAATTTCAAGCGATGTTGTACGCAGCAAGAGCGTTCGTGTACCTGCTAATGGAGCAGCTGGTGTCTCCTTTATGATTCGTCCTAAGGTTTTGGGTAATGTTATGCTTAAGTATACTGCTGTTTCACCCGTTGCTGGCGATGCCATTCACAAATCCATGAAAGTGGTTCCAGAAGGCATTACCAAATATGCCAATCGTGCTTACTTtgttaatttgaaaaatgaacCAGAACAAAAGACCTCCTTTGAATTGGAATTGCCTGAGGACATTGTCCCCGATTCGCAACATGTTGAGGTTGGCGTCGTAGGTGATATATTGGGTCCCGTTGTTAATAATTTGGATAGATTAGTACGTTTACCTACTGGTTGTGGTGAACAAACTATGTCTTCTCTTTTGCCCAATTACTTGGTTATGAAATATTTGGAG AATTCCAAACGTCTTACTCCTACAATGGAAACCAAATTACGCTATAACATGGAAACTGGTTACCAACATATGCTCAACTATCGCCATCATGATGGATCTTTCAGTTCATTTGGATCCCCTAGAGATTTAGAGAAGCATTACAATGGTTCCACCTGGTTAACTGCCTATGTGGTACGCTCTTTGCAACAATTGAAGGACTATGTTAAGGTTGACCAAAAGATCGTCGATGAAGGCTTGGAGTACTTGATCAAGCAGCAAGCTGAAAATGGTTCCTTCACCGAGAAAGGTGGTTACTTCTATATCTCTCAAGCCAATCATGTTTCATTGACCAGTAGTGTAGTATTGGCCTTCATGGAAAATCAG ACTATTGCTGAACAGTATGCCAATGAAATCCAAAAGGCTTTGTCTTATATTGCCAAACATGAGGACGCTTCTAAATCTCTACATGCCCAAGCTATTGCTGCCTACACTTTGAATAAGGCCAAACACTCAGCTGCCCCCGAAAAACTTTCTCACTTATCTAGCTTGGCTAAGACCGATGGTGATCGTAAATGGTGGTCTTCCACTGATCGCACTGTACAACCCAGATGGTGGTTGTATGTCTACAGCAGTGATGTTGAGATCAGTTCCTATATCCTATTGACTCTCTTGAATCAACCTAATGTCAATGTTGATGATGTCTTCCCCATTATCAGATGGTTGGTGGCTCAACGTAATAGCTATGGTGGTTTCTCATCAACTCAAGATACTGTTGTTGGCCTTCAGGCCCTGATACAATTTGCCAAATTGGCTGATTATCAACCTGCTAAAATGGTTGTTGATATTGCTTCGAAGGGTGGTGCTAAGGATAAGCACGAAAGTGTTACCCTAAATGAAGAGAATGGTATTCTATATCACAACTTTGAG AtgcccgataaaactaaatcgatTGATTACACAGCCAAGGGTACTGGTACCGCTATGGTTCAAATTGCCTACCAATACAATGTTCTAGAAAAGGATGCCAAGCCAAGTTTCGTTATTACCACTACTAAACACAGTTCCGCCTTGAAATCCCTTTTGATGGTTGAAGTCTGTGCCGAATATCAAGGTGAGGGTGATGCCTCAAATATGGCTGTTTTCGAAATCAATACACCATCAGGATATGTGGTCGAAGAGGATAGTTTGGCAGCTATCAATGCTATGCCTCATGTTAGT AACACTGAATTGAAGAATGCCGATTCCCTTTTGGTTGTCTATTTCGATCATTTGTATAAGAATCAAAAATCCTGTGTTCTCCTTGAAGCCCTAAAATCGCATGCTGTGGCCATGCAGAAACCAGCTTCGATTGTTTTATACGATTACTATGATACCAGTAAGAAGGCTACTGACTTCTATGAGGTCGAATCCAAACTCTGTGACATCTGTGAGGGTGAAGAAGAATGCAGTAAATGCAAATAG